One Drosophila kikkawai strain 14028-0561.14 chromosome 3L, DkikHiC1v2, whole genome shotgun sequence genomic window carries:
- the gdrd gene encoding uncharacterized protein gdrd translates to MSDDEFEEALSWEPMDVSQDNAVDSTVVPLDRSEDAQFSEQQYNNIQDRLTRINRRIIMANTALAQLQQKIRARVSQPPGVPTAADNLAGGDNPFRGDETETGEQSQN, encoded by the coding sequence ATGTCTGACGATGAATTCGAAGAAGCTCTCAGCTGGGAGCCCATGGATGTGAGTCAGGACAATGCGGTCGATTCTACTGTGGTGCCTTTGGATCGCTCCGAAGATGCCCAGTTTTCGGAGCAGCAGTATAACAATATACAGGATCGACTGACGCGTATCAACAGACGTATTATCATGGCCAATACCGCCTTAGCCCAACTGCAGCAAAAAATCAGGGCCAGAGTCTCACAGCCTCCAGGAGTACCAACTGCGGCTGATAACTTGGCCGGAGGCGATAACCCATTCCGAGGGGATGAGACTGAAACCGGTGAACAGAGccaaaactaa
- the LOC108072749 gene encoding uncharacterized protein, with protein sequence MKPTWDQTPMLETESPKIDDALKICHSIEDDLADCLAVVEGMNQKYNAPGRYVISMPPFNEDYVVASSGTDSSSLNAADWELEILTQLYGARSAQELDESYVDVRYKFIKMKLELDGTLIHCQRVADTADRQERVVHYMLESSKKRKKILCRH encoded by the coding sequence ATGAAACCCACCTGGGATCAAACACCGATGCTTGAGACGGAATCCCCGAAGATCGACGATGCCCTGAAGATTTGTCATTCGATTGAAGACGATCTCGCGGATTGCCTGGCCGTTGTGGAGGGCATGAACCAGAAGTACAATGCCCCCGGACGCTATGTCATTTCCATGCCACCCTTCAACGAAGACTATGTGGTGGCCAGCTCGGGCACCGATAGCTCATCTTTGAATGCTGCCGATTGGGAGCTGGAGATACTCACCCAGCTGTATGGAGCTCGTAGTGCCCAGGAGCTGGATGAATCCTATGTGGATGTGCGCTACAAGTTCATCAAGATGAAATTGGAACTAGATGGCACCTTAATCCATTGCCAGCGTGTGGCAGATACCGCAGACCGTCAGGAGCGCGTGGTTCATTACATGCTGGAGAGCTCCAAGAAGCGCAAGAAAATCCTTTGCAGACATTAG